CCTCATTGGCCGGGCACCTCGGCTTGAGCAAGCTGATTGTGCTGTATGACTCGAACGACATCTCGCTCGATGGACCCACGAGCTGGACCTTTACCGAAAACGTGGCGGAGCGGTACCGGGCCTACGGCTGGAATGTGCTGCGCGTCGAAGACGGCAACAACATGGACGCGATTGAGGAGGCCCTGCGCCAGGCGCGCGGCGATCGGTCGAGGCCGACGCTGATTGAGGTCAAGACGGTGATTGGATACGGTGCGCCGAAGAAGCAGGGTACGAAAAGCGCCCACGGTGAGCCGCTTGGCGCGGAAGAGGCGGCCAAGGCAAAAGAGACCTACGGTTGGCCGCATGAGCCGTTTCACGTCCCCGAAGCGGTGCGGGCGCACTTTGCCGCGCTGCGGGAAGTCAAAGTGGAGCAGCACAAAGCCTGGGAAGCGGCGTTTGAGGCGTACGGACAGGCGTACCCCGAGTTGGCGCAGCAGCTGGTGGATGCCATTCACGGACGGGTGCGCGTCCCGTGGGATGACGTGATGCCCGCCTTTGAAGGCAGTGTGGCCACGCGTGACGCGTTTGGCAAGGTCGCGAACGCGATTGCGCCGCATGTGCCGACACTGCTCGGGGGTTCGGCGGATTTGTCGGGATCGAACAAAACCATGCTGGCGGATGAGGACCACTTCTCGAAAGACAACTACGCGGGCCGCAACGTGTTCTATGGGGTGCGCGAGCACGCCATGGGGGCCATGTTGAACGGCATCACCCTGCACGGCGGCGTCTTCCCGTATGATGGGACATTCCTCGTGTTCTGCGACTACATGCGTCCCGCCCTGCGGTTGGCGGCACTGATGAAGCAGCCAGTGCTGCACGTGTTCACGCACGACAGCATCGCGGTCGGCGAGGACGGCCCGACGCACGAGCCGGTCGAGCAGCTGGCGTCGCTGCGCGCGATTCCCGGGCTTAAAGTGTTTCGGCCAGCGGACGCCACGGAAACGGGGTGGGCGGTGCGCTACGCGCTCGAACACCGGGACGGACCGGTCGCGCTGGTGCTCTCGCGGCAAAAACTCCCGGTCCTGGAAGAAGTCAAGGAGAAGGGCAGCTTGTTCTACCGCGGGGCGTACGTGCTGTTCCAGCACGGGGCTGGCGACAAGCTGGTGTTGATGGCATCCGGCTCGGAGGTCCAGTTGGTGCTTGAGGCCGGGAAGACGCTCGCGAAAGAGGGCGTCGCCGTGCGCGTCGTGAACGTGCCGTCGATGGAGTTGTTCGATGCACAGGATGCCGCGTATCGCGAATCCGTGCTGCCGACGTCGGTTCGCAACCGCGTCGCGGTCGAAATGGCCCATCCGATGCCCTGGTACAAGTACGTGGGCGACCACGGGCGCATTTTGGGGCTTGACCACTTTGGCGCATCCGCGCCTGGGGATGTGGTGGTGCGTGCGTTCGGGTTCACGACCGAGAACGTGATTGGCATCGCGCGGGAGCTGCTGTAGCACCAGTGGGCTGGTGGGCTGGTGGGCTGGTGGGCTGGTGGGCTGGTGGCATAGGGCACCAAACCTGCCTTATC
Above is a genomic segment from Alicyclobacillus cycloheptanicus containing:
- the tkt gene encoding transketolase, which encodes MPYSSVDELAVSAIRALSIDAIEKANSGHPGLPLGAAPMAYVLWSRFLRYNPQQPDWFNRDRFVLSAGHGSMLLYSLLHLAGYDVTIDDLKAFRQWGSKTPGHPEFGHTPGVDATAGPLGQGLAMAVGMAMAERFLAARFNQPGHEVVDHYTYVIAGDGDLMEGITSEASSLAGHLGLSKLIVLYDSNDISLDGPTSWTFTENVAERYRAYGWNVLRVEDGNNMDAIEEALRQARGDRSRPTLIEVKTVIGYGAPKKQGTKSAHGEPLGAEEAAKAKETYGWPHEPFHVPEAVRAHFAALREVKVEQHKAWEAAFEAYGQAYPELAQQLVDAIHGRVRVPWDDVMPAFEGSVATRDAFGKVANAIAPHVPTLLGGSADLSGSNKTMLADEDHFSKDNYAGRNVFYGVREHAMGAMLNGITLHGGVFPYDGTFLVFCDYMRPALRLAALMKQPVLHVFTHDSIAVGEDGPTHEPVEQLASLRAIPGLKVFRPADATETGWAVRYALEHRDGPVALVLSRQKLPVLEEVKEKGSLFYRGAYVLFQHGAGDKLVLMASGSEVQLVLEAGKTLAKEGVAVRVVNVPSMELFDAQDAAYRESVLPTSVRNRVAVEMAHPMPWYKYVGDHGRILGLDHFGASAPGDVVVRAFGFTTENVIGIARELL